One segment of Rosa chinensis cultivar Old Blush chromosome 6, RchiOBHm-V2, whole genome shotgun sequence DNA contains the following:
- the LOC112172483 gene encoding PRKR-interacting protein 1, whose product MSSGKAKDGDLQLVARPERKLMQPPKPPTPPPASTALVEYTPPVFKEEEEDLEIKLRRILENVPVRVSNTSGSSAGSGSGDFHQYRQMRRKEQDRLARMEVDYQKRKEEAEFNMRREERLKAAEERTAKKRLKRQKKKQKKKEKRMKTNSGGEENNQKEESSDDDKNSDGDASD is encoded by the exons ATGTCGTCCGGAAAAGCCAAAGACGGGGACTTGCAGCTGGTGGCGCGGCCCGAGAGGAAGCTAATGCAACCGCCAAAGCCTCCAACACCACCGCCGGCGTCGACGGCGCTCGTGGAGTACACGCCGCCGGTGTtcaaggaggaggaagaggatctTGAGATCAAGCTCCGGCGGATTCTCGAAAACGTGCCCGTCCGAGTCAGCAACACTTCCGGTAGTTCCGCCGGTTCCGGCTCCGGTGACTTTCATCAG TATCGGCAGATGAGACGGAAAGAACAAGACAGGCTTGCTAGAATGGAGGTTGACTATCAGAAAAGGAAAGAGGAGGCAGAGTTCAATATGAGACGGGAGGAAAGATTGAAAGCAGCCGAAGAGCGGACAGCAAAGAAGCGTTTAAAACGtcaaaagaagaagcagaaaaagaaagagaagagaatgAAAACAAATTCAGGTGGTGAAGAGAATAATCAGAAAGAAGAATCCTCTGACGATGACAAGAACTCTGATGGTGATGCTTCAGACTGA
- the LOC112173372 gene encoding reticulon-like protein B11 → MGDSMPPHRISVHQALGGGAVADVLLWRNWSGGIVVLTSATASWYLFERAGYNLLSFGANVLLLLVVILFFWAKSASLLNRPLPPLPDMEISEASVMKVADTLHVWINRGLSIARDIAIGRNFKLFLQVSVFLWVASYIGSIFNFLTLAYVGVLISLSVPVLYDKFQHHIDEKLSVANRSIQTQYRKLDESILKKITMQSNKEKKVQ, encoded by the exons ATGGGAGACTCTATGCCTCCGCATCGCATTTCCGTTCATCAAGCTCTCGGCGGTGGCGccg TTGCTGATGTGCTGCTGTGGAGGAATTGGAGTGGAGGAATCGTGGTGCTGACATCTGCAACGGCGTCGTGGTATCTATTTGAGCGAGCCGGTTACAATCTCTTGTCCTTTGGGGCCAATGTCCTACTGCTTCTTGTGGTTATCCTCTTCTTCTGGGCCAAATCTGCTTCACTTCTCAATAG ACCTTTGCCTCCTCTTCCTGATATGGAAATATCTGAGGCGTCTGTCATGAAGGTTGCTGATACACTGCATGTTTGGATTAATCGTGGACTCTCTATTGCGCGAGACATTGCTATTGGCAGGAATTTCAAGCTCTTTCTTCAG GTTTCTGTTTTCTTATGGGTAGCATCTTACATTGGAAGTATCTTCAACTTCCTTACTCTTGCCTACGTTG GGGTTCTAATCAGTCTTTCAGTGCCCGTTTTGTATGATAAGTTTCAGCACCACATTGATGAGAAACTCTCTGTAGCAAATAGATCAATACAAACGCAGTACAGGAAACTTGATGAGAGCATCCTAAAGAAGATAACAATgcaatcaaacaaggagaagaagGTGCAGTAG
- the LOC112173371 gene encoding protein TIC 21, chloroplastic, producing the protein MQTLLSPAARSGLFPSAPPQVAPPRPSAYHLPLRSIPACHVPNLSLSPSSPLNHRRSNLSLATVVRASSTPVSQTFASPGDEAEKAKLLQVAKRLESTARYFKRLGSLGFWGQLVCTVVAAVILSFSVVITGKISSPPTFYATAGGIVAAFISVFWSFGYIRLSDRLRKTASDPAKAPPRADVIKSLRNGIGLNLLGMGAAVLGMQATVGILVAKALTSSATPYYQGISPGYSPVLALDVFLVQASANTILSHFLGLVFSLELLRSVSLPPAEGSPIPRMA; encoded by the exons ATGCAAACACTCCTATCGCCGGCAGCTCGCTCCGGCCTCTTCCCGTCGGCGCCACCGCAGGTCGCCCCGCCTCGGCCCTCCGCGTATCACCTCCCTCTACGATCAATCCCCGCCTGCCACGTccccaacctctctctctccccttcctcGCCTCTAAATCACAGACGATCAAACCTCTCCTTAGCCACTGTTGTAAGGGCCTCTTCTACTCCTGTTTCTCAGACTTTCGCTTCCCCCGGCGACGAAGCCGAAAAGGCCAAGCTCCTCCAG GTAGCTAAGAGGTTAGAGAGCACAGCGAGGTATTTCAAGAGGTTGGGTAGCCTAGGGTTTTGGGGACAGCTGGTGTGCACTGTTGTGGCTGCTGTGATTCTTTCGTTTTCGGTTGTTATAACTGGGAAGATTTCGTCGCCGCCTACATTTTATGCCACTGCCGGTGGGATTGTTGCGGCCTTCATTTCTGTGTTTTGGTCATTCGGGTACATTCGTCTATCGGATAGGCTTCGGAAAACTGCAAGTGACCCTGCTAAG GCCCCTCCTCGTGCTGATGTTATCAAAAGCTTAAGGAATGGCATTGGACTGAACCTTTTGGGTATGGGTGCTGCTGTTCTTGGTATGCAAGCCACAGTAGGAATATTGGTTGCTAAGGCTCTTACGTCCTCAGCAACTCCATATTACCAGGGTATCTCTCCTGGCTACAGTCCTGTTCTTGCATTGGATGTATTCTTGGTGCAG GCATCCGCAAACACTATCCTTTCACATTTCTTGGGGCTTGTTTTCTCATTAGAGCTGTTGCGCTCAGTGTCATTGCCACCTGCAGAAGGAAGTCCCATTCCTAGGATGGCTTAA
- the LOC112174268 gene encoding uncharacterized protein LOC112174268: MGKREKQANKFHWDELSEEEGELANRKALKSVVHISSDDDEANEDLSLKIVEKALLMRAAKLASENDTVVSNPAGLNGLPFSSSPRVAEVDAADLETKKVKKDRVRKTKKRKIEDPVVIPAKEEVKVDAARAVDEPIELNTVQITDNIVLRKLLRGPRYFDPPDRSWGTCFNCGEEGHAAVNCTVAKRKKPCFVCGSLEHNAKQCEKGQDCFICKKGGHHAKNCPEKYNVGSLDSKICLKCGDSGHEMYSCKNDYPSDDLMEIQCYVCKRFGHLCCVKCVDNSLKEVSCYKCGQLGHTGMACIGLRGGETTVSGSHRLCYKCGEGGHIARECRTSNNARKRYGEFSNVHTPLRPHKEKKDYMGFYSAPNDLNKNKQKHTHYDERGFATPQKAKHRGGWIVDDPDDFSPRKGKQNGWKAPATPSGRSHRISSSPAGGHASSSRSSKKLWKVPGGAPISQGSSKSVQHRYSARRFSNSGTDGVRRNNEWW, translated from the exons ATGGGCAAGAGGGAGAAGCAAGCGAACAAGTTTCACTGGGACGAGTtaagtgaagaagaaggagaactAGCTAATAGAAAGGCTCTGAAATCTGTCGTACACATCAGTAGCGACGATGATGAGGCCAATGAAGATCTCAGCCTCAAAATAGTTGAAAAAGCTCTACTGATGCGTGCAGCCAAGCTGGCCTCAGAGAACGACACTGTTGTTTCCAATCCAGCTGGTTTGAATGGACTGCCTTTTTCGTCTTCTCCACGGGTTGCTGAAGTTGACGCCGCAGATTTAGAGACTAAGAAAGTAAAGAAGGATAGGGTGAGGAAgacaaagaagaggaagattgaaGACCCAGTT GTGATTCCTGCTAAAGAAGAAGTGAAGGTAGACGCAGCTAGAGCTGTGGATGAGCCAATTGAACTGAACACTGTTCAGATCACTGACAATATCGTGCTGCGGAAACTTCTT CGGGGACCAAGGTATTTTGATCCTCCAGATAGGAGCTGGGGAACATGCTTTAATTGTGGTGAAGAAGGACATGCAGCAGTGAACTGTACTGTAGCTAAGCGGAAGAAGCCATGCTTTGTTTGTGGCAGTTTGGAGCACAATGCAAAGCAATGTGAAAAG GGACAAGATTGCTTTATCTGCAAAAAAGGTGGACATCATGCTAAAAATTGTCCAGAGAAGTACAATGTTGGCTCGTTGGATTCCAAAATATGTTTAAAATGTGGAGACTCTGGGCATGAGATGTATTCATGCAAGAATGATTACCCATCTGATGACCTCATG GAAATACAATGTTATGTCTGCAAGAGATTTGGTCATTTATGTTGTGTCAAGTGTGTTGATAACAGTCTAAAGGAAGTATCTTgttacaaatgtggtcaactGGGACACACTGGTATG GCATGCATAGGCTTACGTGGTGGGGAAACCACTGTTTCTGGATCCCATCGGTTATGCTACAAGTGTGGTGAAGGTGGTCATATTGCTCGGGAATGCAGAACTTCCAATAAT GCTCGTAAGAGGTATGGCGAGTTCTCTAACGTACATACTCCTTTGAGAcctcataaagaaaagaaagactaCATGGGATTTTATTCTGCTCCTAATGATCTGAATAAGAATAAACAGAAACATACCCACTATGATGAAAGAGGTTTTGCAACTCCACAAAAAGCAAAACATAGAGGTGGATGGATAGTTGATGATCCAGATGACTTCTCCCCTAGAAAAGGCAAGCAGAACGGCTGGAAAGCTCCTGCAACACCATCTGGTAGGAGCCATAGGATTTCAAGTTCGCCTGCAGGCGGTCATGCTTCGAGTTCTAGATCCTCCAAAAAGTTGTGGAAGGTTCCTGGAGGAGCTCCTATCTCTCAAGGATCATCCAAGTCTGTTCAGCACAGATATTCTGCACGGAGGTTTAGCAACTCTGGTACTGATGGTGTTAGACGAAATAACGAGTGGTGGTAG